In Balaenoptera acutorostrata chromosome 19, mBalAcu1.1, whole genome shotgun sequence, the following proteins share a genomic window:
- the C19H16orf46 gene encoding uncharacterized protein C16orf46 homolog isoform X2: MDLGPKNKTELENSENTEIQSTEETELIYTCPDERSEKNHVCCLLNISDITLEQDEEAKEFVIGTGWEEAVRGWGRISPTACIWPRKKLKKAKMGESASSCLLCVSLSRGSLEARLQSEAGKLESGASAPAEAGPEKDGGSLSLTLATPPGPTTAYQEVNKICFPTYSQGEKKSLQINEFIWCLEDWATPETVRGKDPGSPSGGTDGSASVADSLTSKALLVLPALKASPANGLDVPGKKSQNFFLQLEEKGPSAAKDGRVACACGVKTVDGTGEKRPSELAKHHRVKETQPFPTPVARTSLLAGPEPCCLPWSLLPEKHLVCPPQHSSVRYLATLQLVQKQGAQNYKAKFKAREPRPPVKTPQRVLTAAKPANRPQTLETKVLSRPLLPSLTHRKRKIK, translated from the exons ATGGATCTCGGTCCGAAAAACAAGACTGAATTAGAAAATAGTGAAAATACTGAAATTCAAAGCACAGAAGAAACTGAATTAATCTATACTTGTCCAGATGAAAGAAGTGAAAAGAATCATGTTTGTTGTCTTCTCAATATCAGTGACATTACACTTGAACAAGATGAAGAAGCCAAAGAGTTTGTCATTGGAACTGGATGGGAAGAAGCA GTCCGAGGCTGGGGAAGGATTTCTCCAACTGCCTGCATCTGGCCCAGGAAGAAGCTTAAAAAGGCGAAGATGGGAGAAAGTGCCAGCAGCTGCTTACTCTGTGTCAGCCTCTCCCGAGGGAGCCTGGAGGCCAGGCTTCAGTCGGAGGCGGGGAAGTTGGAGTCGGGGGCTTCAGCTCCGGCTGAGGCAGGGCCGGAGAAGGATGGAGGCAGCCTCTCCCTGACTCTGGCCACCCCCCCAGGCCCCACCACTGCCTACCAGGAAGTTAACAAGATCTGCTTTCCCACCTACagtcagggagagaaaaaaagtctgcaaataaacGAGTTTATTTGGTGCCTGGAAGACTGGGCCACTCCCGAGACTGTGAGGGGCAAGGACCCCGGAAGCCCCAGCGGAGGCACTGACGGAAGTGCCTCCGTAGCAGACTCCTTGACTTCCAAGGCCCTTTTAGTTCTACCTGCCCTGAAGGCTTCACCCGCAAATGGCTTGGATGTGCCGGGTAAGAAGAGTCAGAACTTTTTCTTGCAGCTGGAAGAGAAGGGGCCGAGCGCGGCGAAGGATGGGCGTGTGGCTTGTGCATGTGGAGTGAAAACAGTTGACGGGACAGGTGAAAAGAGACCCAGTGAGCTGGCCAAGCACCACAGGGTGAAGGAAACACAGCCTTTCCCCACCCCGGTGGCCCGGACATCCCTGCTGGCCGGTCCCgagccctgctgcctgccctggTCCCTCCTGCCTGAAAAACACCTGGTGTGCCCTCCCCAGCACAGCAGTGTTCGCTATCTCGCCACCTTGCAGCTTGTGCAGAAACAAGGAGCGCAGAACTACAAAGCCAAATTCAAAGCCAGGGAGCCGAGACCTCCCGTGAAAACCCCACAGCGCGTTCTCACAGCGGCCAAGCCGGCAAACAGGCCCCAAACGCTGGAGACAAAAGTGTTGTCAAGACCTCTCTTGCCATCCCTCACG
- the C19H16orf46 gene encoding uncharacterized protein C16orf46 homolog isoform X1, producing MDLGPKNKTELENSENTEIQSTEETELIYTCPDERSEKNHVCCLLNISDITLEQDEEAKEFVIGTGWEEAVRGWGRISPTACIWPRKKLKKAKMGESASSCLLCVSLSRGSLEARLQSEAGKLESGASAPAEAGPEKDGGSLSLTLATPPGPTTAYQEVNKICFPTYSQGEKKSLQINEFIWCLEDWATPETVRGKDPGSPSGGTDGSASVADSLTSKALLVLPALKASPANGLDVPGKKSQNFFLQLEEKGPSAAKDGRVACACGVKTVDGTGEKRPSELAKHHRVKETQPFPTPVARTSLLAGPEPCCLPWSLLPEKHLVCPPQHSSVRYLATLQLVQKQGAQNYKAKFKAREPRPPVKTPQRVLTAAKPANRPQTLETKVLSRPLLPSLTVSRVVMAVPTHRLL from the exons ATGGATCTCGGTCCGAAAAACAAGACTGAATTAGAAAATAGTGAAAATACTGAAATTCAAAGCACAGAAGAAACTGAATTAATCTATACTTGTCCAGATGAAAGAAGTGAAAAGAATCATGTTTGTTGTCTTCTCAATATCAGTGACATTACACTTGAACAAGATGAAGAAGCCAAAGAGTTTGTCATTGGAACTGGATGGGAAGAAGCA GTCCGAGGCTGGGGAAGGATTTCTCCAACTGCCTGCATCTGGCCCAGGAAGAAGCTTAAAAAGGCGAAGATGGGAGAAAGTGCCAGCAGCTGCTTACTCTGTGTCAGCCTCTCCCGAGGGAGCCTGGAGGCCAGGCTTCAGTCGGAGGCGGGGAAGTTGGAGTCGGGGGCTTCAGCTCCGGCTGAGGCAGGGCCGGAGAAGGATGGAGGCAGCCTCTCCCTGACTCTGGCCACCCCCCCAGGCCCCACCACTGCCTACCAGGAAGTTAACAAGATCTGCTTTCCCACCTACagtcagggagagaaaaaaagtctgcaaataaacGAGTTTATTTGGTGCCTGGAAGACTGGGCCACTCCCGAGACTGTGAGGGGCAAGGACCCCGGAAGCCCCAGCGGAGGCACTGACGGAAGTGCCTCCGTAGCAGACTCCTTGACTTCCAAGGCCCTTTTAGTTCTACCTGCCCTGAAGGCTTCACCCGCAAATGGCTTGGATGTGCCGGGTAAGAAGAGTCAGAACTTTTTCTTGCAGCTGGAAGAGAAGGGGCCGAGCGCGGCGAAGGATGGGCGTGTGGCTTGTGCATGTGGAGTGAAAACAGTTGACGGGACAGGTGAAAAGAGACCCAGTGAGCTGGCCAAGCACCACAGGGTGAAGGAAACACAGCCTTTCCCCACCCCGGTGGCCCGGACATCCCTGCTGGCCGGTCCCgagccctgctgcctgccctggTCCCTCCTGCCTGAAAAACACCTGGTGTGCCCTCCCCAGCACAGCAGTGTTCGCTATCTCGCCACCTTGCAGCTTGTGCAGAAACAAGGAGCGCAGAACTACAAAGCCAAATTCAAAGCCAGGGAGCCGAGACCTCCCGTGAAAACCCCACAGCGCGTTCTCACAGCGGCCAAGCCGGCAAACAGGCCCCAAACGCTGGAGACAAAAGTGTTGTCAAGACCTCTCTTGCCATCCCTCACGGTGAGCAGAGTTGTTATGGCCGTTCCTACTCACAGACTCCTCTGA